A single genomic interval of Hyphomicrobium methylovorum harbors:
- a CDS encoding DUF2946 family protein, whose protein sequence is MSICANAGGARRAGGWIVRLLAIAFALRSLVPVGFMPDVAAAQDGNFRVIICTVHGMVAVEVDETGKIVPGKTDAKTGQQCTFSVLGTLLLPTLDGGVILSVRRVIAAELPMLAVDLPPVRAGPQLGSRGPPTIS, encoded by the coding sequence ATGTCGATCTGCGCAAATGCAGGCGGAGCGCGGCGCGCGGGAGGGTGGATTGTCCGCCTCCTGGCGATTGCGTTTGCCTTGCGATCGCTGGTCCCCGTCGGCTTCATGCCCGACGTCGCCGCCGCCCAGGATGGAAACTTCCGAGTCATCATCTGCACCGTGCACGGCATGGTGGCGGTCGAGGTGGATGAAACCGGCAAAATCGTGCCGGGTAAAACCGATGCCAAGACCGGCCAGCAATGTACGTTCAGCGTCCTTGGAACGCTGCTGCTGCCGACGCTTGATGGCGGCGTAATACTGTCCGTTCGACGTGTCATTGCTGCAGAGCTTCCGATGCTTGCGGTCGATCTGCCGCCCGTACGCGCCGGGCCTCAGCTTGGGTCCCGCGGTCCCCCAACAATCTCCTGA